In Arachis stenosperma cultivar V10309 chromosome 1, arast.V10309.gnm1.PFL2, whole genome shotgun sequence, one DNA window encodes the following:
- the LOC130942122 gene encoding putative glucose-6-phosphate 1-epimerase isoform X3 translates to MSSEKSRYYEVCKGFNGLDKVLLRDPRGSSAEVYLYGGHVTSWKNDHGEELLFLSSKATFKPPKAIRGGIPICFPQFSCHGNLDRHGFARNRLWAIDDHPPPFPTNTSNKAFVDLILKPSEEEMKIWPHSFEFRLRVALGPGGYLMLTSRIRNTNTDGKPFSFTFAYHTYFFVSDICEVRVEGLETLDYLDNLQKKKRFTEQGDALTFESEVDKMYLSTPTKIAIIDHEKKRTYVLRKDGLPDAGKG, encoded by the exons ATGAGTAGCGAGAAGAGTAGGTACTACGAGGTTTGCAAGGGCTTCAATGGCCTCGACAAGGTTCTTCTTCGCGATCCCCGTGGAAGCTCCGCCGAG GTGTACTTATACGGTGGCCATGTGACTTCTTGGAAGAATGACCATGGTGAAGAATTGCTTTTCCTTAGTAGCAAG GCTACTTTTAAGCCTCCCAAGGCAATTCGTGGAGGGATTCCAATATGCTTTCCTCAA TTTAGCTGCCATGGTAACCTAGATCGGCATGGATTTGCTAGAAATCGCTTATGGGCCATTGATGACCACCCTCCTCCCTTTCCAACAAATACTTCCAATAAAGCCTTTGTTGATTTGATTCTTAAGCCCTCAGAAGAGGAAATGAAGATTTGGCCTCACAG TTTTGAATTCCGTCTTAGGGTAGCTCTAGGACCTGGAGGGTATCTGATGTTGACATCTCGGATTAGGAACACAAACACTGATGGGAAGCCATTTTCATTCACATTTGCTTATCATACATATTTCTTTGTTTCAGATATATG CGAAGTCCGGGTAGAGGGATTAGAGACACTAGATTATCTCGACAACTTGCAGAAAAAGAAACGCTTTACTGAACAGGGGGATGCTTTAACATTTGAATCAGAA GTTGACAAGATGTATCTCAGCACTCCTACAAAGATTGCTATTATTGATCACGAGAAGAAGAGAACATATGTGTTACGTAAAGATGGGCTTCCTGATGCTG GCAAAGGATGA
- the LOC130942122 gene encoding putative glucose-6-phosphate 1-epimerase isoform X1, giving the protein MSSEKSRYYEVCKGFNGLDKVLLRDPRGSSAEVYLYGGHVTSWKNDHGEELLFLSSKATFKPPKAIRGGIPICFPQFSCHGNLDRHGFARNRLWAIDDHPPPFPTNTSNKAFVDLILKPSEEEMKIWPHSFEFRLRVALGPGGYLMLTSRIRNTNTDGKPFSFTFAYHTYFFVSDICEVRVEGLETLDYLDNLQKKKRFTEQGDALTFESEVDKMYLSTPTKIAIIDHEKKRTYVLRKDGLPDAVVWNPWDKKAKAMADFGDNEYKHMVCVEAAAIEKPITLKPGEEWKGRLELSIVSSSYCSGQLDPRRVLQCS; this is encoded by the exons ATGAGTAGCGAGAAGAGTAGGTACTACGAGGTTTGCAAGGGCTTCAATGGCCTCGACAAGGTTCTTCTTCGCGATCCCCGTGGAAGCTCCGCCGAG GTGTACTTATACGGTGGCCATGTGACTTCTTGGAAGAATGACCATGGTGAAGAATTGCTTTTCCTTAGTAGCAAG GCTACTTTTAAGCCTCCCAAGGCAATTCGTGGAGGGATTCCAATATGCTTTCCTCAA TTTAGCTGCCATGGTAACCTAGATCGGCATGGATTTGCTAGAAATCGCTTATGGGCCATTGATGACCACCCTCCTCCCTTTCCAACAAATACTTCCAATAAAGCCTTTGTTGATTTGATTCTTAAGCCCTCAGAAGAGGAAATGAAGATTTGGCCTCACAG TTTTGAATTCCGTCTTAGGGTAGCTCTAGGACCTGGAGGGTATCTGATGTTGACATCTCGGATTAGGAACACAAACACTGATGGGAAGCCATTTTCATTCACATTTGCTTATCATACATATTTCTTTGTTTCAGATATATG CGAAGTCCGGGTAGAGGGATTAGAGACACTAGATTATCTCGACAACTTGCAGAAAAAGAAACGCTTTACTGAACAGGGGGATGCTTTAACATTTGAATCAGAA GTTGACAAGATGTATCTCAGCACTCCTACAAAGATTGCTATTATTGATCACGAGAAGAAGAGAACATATGTGTTACGTAAAGATGGGCTTCCTGATGCTG TGGTGTGGAATCCTTGGGATAAAAAAGCAAAGGCTATGGCTGATTTTGGTGATAATGAGTATAAGCATATGGTTTGTGTAGAGGCTGCTGCTATTGAAAAACCTATCACTTTGAAACCTGGCGAAGAATGGAAAGGAAGACTAGAGCTTTCAATTGTTTCTTCTAGTTATTGTAGCGGGCAGCTTGATCCCCGAAGAGTTCTTCAATGCAGCTGA
- the LOC130942122 gene encoding putative glucose-6-phosphate 1-epimerase isoform X2 yields MSSEKSRYYEVCKGFNGLDKVLLRDPRGSSAEVYLYGGHVTSWKNDHGEELLFLSSKATFKPPKAIRGGIPICFPQFSCHGNLDRHGFARNRLWAIDDHPPPFPTNTSNKAFVDLILKPSEEEMKIWPHSEVRVEGLETLDYLDNLQKKKRFTEQGDALTFESEVDKMYLSTPTKIAIIDHEKKRTYVLRKDGLPDAVVWNPWDKKAKAMADFGDNEYKHMVCVEAAAIEKPITLKPGEEWKGRLELSIVSSSYCSGQLDPRRVLQCS; encoded by the exons ATGAGTAGCGAGAAGAGTAGGTACTACGAGGTTTGCAAGGGCTTCAATGGCCTCGACAAGGTTCTTCTTCGCGATCCCCGTGGAAGCTCCGCCGAG GTGTACTTATACGGTGGCCATGTGACTTCTTGGAAGAATGACCATGGTGAAGAATTGCTTTTCCTTAGTAGCAAG GCTACTTTTAAGCCTCCCAAGGCAATTCGTGGAGGGATTCCAATATGCTTTCCTCAA TTTAGCTGCCATGGTAACCTAGATCGGCATGGATTTGCTAGAAATCGCTTATGGGCCATTGATGACCACCCTCCTCCCTTTCCAACAAATACTTCCAATAAAGCCTTTGTTGATTTGATTCTTAAGCCCTCAGAAGAGGAAATGAAGATTTGGCCTCACAG CGAAGTCCGGGTAGAGGGATTAGAGACACTAGATTATCTCGACAACTTGCAGAAAAAGAAACGCTTTACTGAACAGGGGGATGCTTTAACATTTGAATCAGAA GTTGACAAGATGTATCTCAGCACTCCTACAAAGATTGCTATTATTGATCACGAGAAGAAGAGAACATATGTGTTACGTAAAGATGGGCTTCCTGATGCTG TGGTGTGGAATCCTTGGGATAAAAAAGCAAAGGCTATGGCTGATTTTGGTGATAATGAGTATAAGCATATGGTTTGTGTAGAGGCTGCTGCTATTGAAAAACCTATCACTTTGAAACCTGGCGAAGAATGGAAAGGAAGACTAGAGCTTTCAATTGTTTCTTCTAGTTATTGTAGCGGGCAGCTTGATCCCCGAAGAGTTCTTCAATGCAGCTGA